A stretch of Oncorhynchus mykiss isolate Arlee chromosome 14, USDA_OmykA_1.1, whole genome shotgun sequence DNA encodes these proteins:
- the LOC110488575 gene encoding C-X-C motif chemokine 14 isoform X2 — protein MHRCTTAALLLLVIALYSLHTEAYKCRCTRKGPKIRYKDVQKLEIKPKHPFCQEKMIFVTMENVARFKGQEYCLHPKLQSTKNLVKWFRIWKDKHRVYEA, from the exons ATGCATCGTTGTACAACAGCAGCGTTGCTTTTGTTAGTTATTGCCTTATATTCCCTCCACACAGAag cctACAAGTGCAGGTGCACAAGAAAAGGGCCAAAGATTCGCTACAAGGATGTGCAAAAGCTGGAGATCAAACCCAAACATCCTTTCTGCCAAGAGAAGATGATATT TGTCACCATGGAGAACGTGGCGCGCTTCAAAGGTCAGGAGTACTGTCTGCACCCTAAACTGCAGAGTACCAAAAACCTGGTCAAGTGGTTCCGGATCTGGAAGGATAAGCATAG GGTGTATGAAGCTTAA
- the LOC110488575 gene encoding C-X-C motif chemokine 14 isoform X1, translating into MHRCTTAALLLLVIALYSLHTEAYKCRCTRKGPKIRYKDVQKLEIKPKHPFCQEKMIFVTMENVARFKGQEYCLHPKLQSTKNLVKWFRIWKDKHSRVYEA; encoded by the exons ATGCATCGTTGTACAACAGCAGCGTTGCTTTTGTTAGTTATTGCCTTATATTCCCTCCACACAGAag cctACAAGTGCAGGTGCACAAGAAAAGGGCCAAAGATTCGCTACAAGGATGTGCAAAAGCTGGAGATCAAACCCAAACATCCTTTCTGCCAAGAGAAGATGATATT TGTCACCATGGAGAACGTGGCGCGCTTCAAAGGTCAGGAGTACTGTCTGCACCCTAAACTGCAGAGTACCAAAAACCTGGTCAAGTGGTTCCGGATCTGGAAGGATAAGCATAG CAGGGTGTATGAAGCTTAA